The nucleotide sequence CCGCATCTCTGAAGGCATATTAAATGTTAGAACTTGAGAACGATCATAACCAGGGTTTTTACTAGTAATAAAATCCAGTTGTTTCCCAATGATGATCGTACTGATAATAAGTATTACTGAAAATGAAAATTGAAGACAAACCAAAATTTTCCTAAATGTGCCTGCGCCTACACCGGTTACAATATTTCCTTTTATTGCCTCCAGTGGTTTAAAGGAAGACAACAATACCGCCGGATAAATAGAAGAAGCAATTAGGGTGGACACGAATACCATTGAAATCATGGCCCACAACTCGGCATCCATAAAGCTAAAGGTAATTTGCTTTCCGGAAATCGAATTAAATGAAGGTGCTAGTAAATAGATTAGTACAATAGCTAAAACTATAGCCAATAAAAAGAAAATGCAGGATTCGATAATAAATTGAATAAAAAGCTGACTTCTGTCTGCACCTATCAATTTTCGAAGACTTACTTCTTTAGCTCTCTGTATTGATCTCGCGGTGTTGAGGTTTACATAATTTATGCAAGCAATACATAGAATTAGGATCAAAACAATCCCAAAGATGCGTACGGTTTTTATATTAGTAGGATCTCCACTATTGCTATACAAATTCATTTGCTGAATGGGTTGAAGATAATAGGCATCCCCTTTTTCAGACTGAATAGCATTTCGATCTTTTGCTTTTTGAATTTGAGTTAGCTTCTGAGTCACATTTTCAACTGAAGCTTTATTCTTTAACTTTAAATAGGTAATAAAATTGAAGTTTCCCCAATCACTGTCCATAGATTTCCAATAGACGTTTCCTTCATATTGTTCAGCAAAAATAGTTAGCGGAAAAAATAGCTCGTAATCCAAACTTGTATTGCTGGGAAGATCTTCTATTATTCCTGTTACGATAAAAGGGTTCTCATAATCGGCTGTGATGGTTTTGCCAATGGCTTTAATAGTTCCAAAATATTTTTTAGCAGCTTTTTCTGTAATGACTACTGTATTATTTCCTGAAAATGGAGCAGATAGATTTCCTTCAATAAACTTCAGATTAAAAAAAGAGAAAAATTCAGGATCGACCATAGCTCCACCGTTGGCTTCAAACTTATTAGAGGAACTACTGAAAATGCGGTAACCGTAAAAATCTCTTAGCCTAACTGCATTTTCTACTTCAGGAACTTCATTTTTTGCATAATAGGCTACAGGTCCAACGGATACTCCCCAGGTTTGTTTGTTTTCGCCACTACTTAAATTACTCGAAACCCTATAGATATGATCGGCCTCACCAATTTCATTATAGCTTAATTCCGCATTAATCCATACCGCGATAAAAATAGCTACGCAAAGCCCAAGCGATAAACCTACTAAGCTTAAGCCATTATAAAACTTAGACTTCCAAAGGTTTCTCCAAGCTGATTTTAGATAAATTTTAAACATATCTTACGTTTTGATTGATGACTTACTCGGTTCTTAATGATTTTACAGGATTGGCAATTGCAGCTTTTATGGCTTGGAAGCTTACGGTGAGCATGGCTATACCAATAGCAAGTATTCCTGCTACGGCAAAAATCCACACCGGTATATCGATTCTATAAGCAAAATCCTGTAACCAGTTTTGCATGCCGTACCAGGCTATTGGTACTGCTATTAAGAATGCAATTCCTACGAGTTTTATAAATTCTTTAGAAAGTAAATTGACAATGCCCGGTACACTTGCCCCTACAATTTTGCGAATTCCAATCTCACGACGGCGCTGTTTTGTACTATACGAAGCCAGACCCAAAAGCCCCAGACATGATATAAAAATCGCCAAAACCGCAAAGTTTAGAAAGAGATTGCTAAAACGCTGTTCTGCACGATATTGTCTGTCAAAAAACTCATCTAAAAAGTAATACTCAAAATGGGTATTTGGCATAAAACGTTTCCACGATTTTTCAACGTAAGCTAAGGTCTCTGATACATTAGATGGTGAAATTTTTAGCGTTAATAATCTGGATTGCTTAGTATCATAAACAAAGCTTAAAGGCTCTATTTGATTTTGTAGCGAAGCTGAATGAAAATTAGCCACAACCCCTACAATATGACCTTTTTTACCCCATTGATCAAAAGATGCACCTAGCGCCTTTTCTGCACTGGAGTAACCCAATAAATCCACTACCTTTTCATTTACAATTAGCGCTTGAGTACTGTCACTGGCAAATTCTCTTGAGAAATTTCTCCCTGCAATAAGGTTTATATCCAGTTGATCAAGATAGGTGTCGTCAATGACGTACCGGTCTACTGTAAGGGTTTGATCCTGCCCCTGACTATTCTGCATAATTGATAATGCAGAGCTATTTTCCCCGCCGCCGCCGGGAACAGTTGATCCTTTTCCTATTGAGATGATATTGGGATTAGTCTTTAAATAATCGGCCAGCAATTGTTGTTTAGCATTGTTATCTGTGTCTAAAACCAGTAAGCGATCTTTAGCAAAACCAAGATTCTGACTTTGCATGAAATGCATTTGATTGTAAATAATCAAGGTGCCTATTATCAAAATAATTGAAACCGAAAACTGGCTTACCACAAGGGCTTTTCTCAAAAACCCACCGCTTCGGGTAGTTGAAAATTTGCCTTTAAGAACGCTTACTGGTCTAAATGAGGAAAGGACGAGTGCGGGATACGTACCTGCCGCTAAACCAATTGCCAGTGCAATCCCAAAAAATAGTCCTACATAACTCCAGTTTGAAAATATGCCAAGGGCTACTGCTTGTCCTGCGAGTGTATTAAAATAAGGCAAAGCCAGCGTAGCAAGTGCAATCCCCAGTATAAATGCCAATATAGTGATGATAAGAGACTCACCCACAAACTGCAACATCAATTGCTTTTTTTGCGCCCCTATGACTTTTCGGATACCTACTTCCTTAGCGCGCTCTACAGATCTAGCTGTAGTCAAGTTGATGAAATTAATGCCTGCAATAAGCAATATAAATAGTGCTACAACACCAAAGATGTAAACGTTGTTTATGTTAGGGATTCCGCTTCCAATGCGAGTAGAATAGAGATAGATGTCTGCAATAGGCTCCATATCCTGCTTGATAAATAAATTTGAAGCTTTCATCTTTTCACCATCTACTTCTTCCAGATACGCATTGATTTTTGAAACTAGTTTTGTTGGGTTTGCCTGTTCTGATAGAAGCATATAGCCTCTGGGCTCGTAGTTCGCCCAGGATTCATCAAGGCTAGGATCTATGATTTTGGTAAAGGTTGACAACGATAGTAAGTAATCTGCCTGAATCTGAGTGTTTTTTGGAAGGTCTTCCATGACTCCTGTTATCTGAGCCGTATACTCGCCATTCATTATCTTGAGACTTTTACCTAAAGGATTTTCTGAACCAAAGTATTTTTGAGCTCCTGTCTGGCTCAATACCAAACTTAAGGGTGCCCGAAGCGCCTCATCAGGATTTCCTTTTAAAAGCTTTAAATCAAAAATCTTAAAAAAAGTAGAGTCAGCAGCCAGTGCGCGCTTTTCTACAAAATTCTCAGCCCCTTTCTGGATACTCAGATCCATATCATCAATTCGAGTAGAATAGATGATCTCTGGGAACTGCGGTGTTATTTTTCCAAGAACGCTCCAGTCTACTACAGGTATTTGATACGAATCTGAAGGTGTTTTTAAATCGCTTACCAGCATATAAATACGTTCCTTTTTTGGAAACATCGTATCATAGCTCAGTTCAAATCCTACGTATAAAAGGATTAAAAAAGCTGCAGCCATTCCTACCGCCAGGCCACCTATGTTTAAAAAAGAAAACCCACGGTGTCTCCACAAATTCCTAAAAGCGATTTTAAAATAATTTTTAAGCATATCAGATAAATTGAAGAGAATGATGAAATCCCAATTTTGTTGTTTTTTGATTCCGTTTTAAGCCGATTGATGAATGACCCATTGACGATTAATGTTTGTACTCTGCTAATACATTTTCGGTAACTTTTTGTCCGTCTAACATTCTTATAATACGATGACTGTATTTTGCGTCGTGTTCGCTGTGCGTTACCATGATGATGGTGGTTCCCGCTTCGTTAAGCTCTGTAAGCAAATCCATTACTTCATTACCATTACTACTATCCAGGTTTCCGGTAGGCTCATCGGCAAGAATTAATTTTGGATTATTCACTACAGCACGAGCTACTGCTACACGCTGTTGTTGCCCTCCCGATAGTTGCTGCGGGAAATGCTTTCTACGATGCATAATCTGCATTTTCTCTAATACTTGGTGTACGCGTTCTTTACGCTCTGCCGGTTTAACGCCGGTATAAATAAGCGGAAGTTCTACATTTTCGAACACGCTAAGCTCGTCGATAAGATTGAAACTCTGGAAAACAAATCCGATATTATGCTTTCTAAGATTAGCACGTTTACGCTCATTGAATCCCGCAACTTCGATTCCGTTGAAGATGTAGCTTCCGCCATCGGGATCATCTAAAAGCCCTAAAATATTAAGTAAGGTCGATTTTCCGCAACCCGATGGACCCATTACCGAAACGAATTCACCTTCTCTTACTTCAAAAGAAAGTTTATTAATAGCGATGGTCTGTACTTCGTCTGTGCGATAAAACTTTTCGAGATCTGTAATTTTTATCATGATGAATGTATTTGTTCTGAATCTTATTTTTATAATATTACTTTAATCTTTCAATACCAGTTCCTGAATATCTTCATAATTACTATAGCTTGAAGTAATTACTTTATCTCCTGGTTCTAAACCTGAAAGTACTTCGTAATATTCGGTATTTTGGCTTCCCAACTGGATAGCGGTTTTGTAGGCAGTAGTCCCATCTTCGCTAACTTTAAAAATCCAATTTCCGCCGGTTTCCTGAAAAAATCCGCCCTTCGGAATTAAAACGGCTTCTTTTTCCTGACTTAATGCTACTCGAATTTGCAGGCTTTGCCCACGTCTTATTTTCTCTGGAGCATTTTCAAGAAAACTCATATCTACCTGGAATCGTCCATTAGCTACCTGCGTGTAAACCTTTTTAATTTCGAGTGTATATTCTTTACCATCAAAATTAAAAGTTCCTTGTTGCCCAGCGTAGATTCTGGAGATATAATGTTCATCAACATCAACCCTTACCTTGTAACCACTTATCACATCGATTTGTCCCAAGCGCTCTCCTTTAGATTTGGATTGGCCAATTTCAGCATCTAAAGAAGTAAGTTGTCCGTCTACTGGGGCTTTTACTACTAAGTCTTCTACCTTTTTACGCATTAGCTCTAGAGCCATTCTCGTTTTTTCGTAGGATTCACGTACCTGTATATTTTCTTGTTTTGAAGATATCGAATCTTGTTGGAGTACCCTTTCGGTTAGGGCTAAGCGATCCTTCTGGTAATTGTAATTATTTCTGGTTTCTAAATATTCTTGTTCTGCTATTACGCCTTTTTCAAAAAGCTTTTTATTCAATTTATATTTTCTTTCCGCTTCTCTTAAACTACTTTTTACTTCGGTTAACTGATTTAATTTATTGATCGTATTCTCACGAGAAGCATTTTGAGTCCGCTGTATTTGAGTCAAAAGGTCGTAAACAGTCGTTTCCTGATTAACTAAACTCAATTCTAAATCGGTATTCGATAATTTAAGAATGGGATCTCCTTTTTTCATCATGGCGCCATCCTCCACAAATTTTTCTTCCACTCGTCCTCCTTCAATTGCATCCAGATAGATAGTAGTGATAGGCATTACAACACCATTTACAGGAATATTTTCCTGAAAAATATCCTGAGCAACAGCGCTAATACTAATACGTTCTTTTTCAACATTTAGTTTAGAGCTGCCACTAGAGGAAAGCAGTACAAATACAATTAGGCTTACTAAAAGTATTCCACCAATAAACATGGCAATTCTTTGTGGAGTAAATCGTTTTTTTGGTATTGGTATATCCATTTAAAATGAAATTCTAAAGATTATGATGCTAATTTTTCTATTAGGTTGTCATAATGATGCCAAAATCATAAATCTCTAGTAATTAGTAATATATAATTTTGTATTCAACAAAAAGTGTTCGGTTTTAAGACACTGTATGTTCGAAAATAATACAACTATAGCGTAGGCTAAATTTCCGAAGACATTTTTATTTATAGGTAACAGAAAGTTGTAATATTGTAAGTATGCGACTGAAGAATGCCAACATACTTGTTATAGATGACGATCTAGATGTATTAACTGCATTACGGATCATGTTAAAATCGCTAACCAATAAGGTAATTACCGAAAAGAATCCAAATAATATCATTTCGATCTTAGAAAAGGAGAAATTCGATGTTGTGATTTTGGATATGAATTTTAACGGGGTGGTCAATACAGGCAACGAAGGCATTTTTTGGCTGAATAAAATAAAGCAGGTCGATCCTAAAATTGATGTCATATTAATTACTGCTTATGCTGATATTGATTTGGCAATCCGATCCTTAAAAAAGGGAGCTTCAGATTTTATAGTAAAGCCCTGGAAGAATGAGAAAATGATCGAAGCTTTAAAAAAGATCATTGAAAAAAAGTCTGTAAAACCGCAAATATCAAAGCTTAGTGCTGCCGGAAATAGTATTGTTGGAGAAAGTGAAGAAATGCAGCAGGTTTTTGAAAAGTTGAAAAAAGTAGCACCAACCGATGCCAATATTCTTATTCTGGGAGAAAACGGAACCGGGAAAGATCTGGTCGCAAGAGCCCTTCATGATCAATCTTTGCGTAAAAATAAGCCTTTTGTAAAAGTAGATGTTGGAGCATTAACAGAAAGTTTGTTTGAAAGCGAACTTTTTGGTTATAAAAAGGGCGCCTTTACCGATGCTCGTGAAGATCGAAAAGGTCGTTTTGAAGCTGCCAACGGTGGGACACTTTTTTTAGATGAGATTGGAAACATTAGTCTGCAACAACAGGCCAGATTACTTAGTGTTCTTCAAAATCGAACAATTACTCCCTTAGGCGCTAATCAAAGTATTCCAATCGATATTCGATTAATTTGTGCTACAAATTTAGAATTAAGTGACCTTGCCGATGAGAATACCTTCAGAAAAGATTTAATCTACAGGATTAATACGGTCGATCTAATAGTGCCTCCACTACGTGATCGCGGCACCGACATTACCTTACTTTCTCGGTATTTTGCTGATATGTATGCTGAAAAATACTTTAAAGAGCCATTTTCTTTTGAAAAAGATTTTTTCAGTAAATTAAAATCACATTCATTTCCGGGGAATGTTAGGGAACTTCAATATGTGTTGGAAAGAGCGGTAATTATGGCTGAGGCTGATGTGCTTGCTGCTGAAGATTTGGTGTTTTCAGTATTAGAAAAATCGACAGTTCAAAATATCGAGCTAAAAGAGACCAATCTGGAAACTGTAGAAAAGCAAACTATTTTGAAGGTGATAGAAAAGAACAAAGGGAACATTTCTAAATCTGCTAAAGAATTGGGAATTACTCGCGCTGCATTATACCGTAGACTCCATAAATATGATTTATAAAAAATTCAGTTTGGGTCTTTTATTAAGGCTTTTACTATTGCTTACAGCATTATGTGCTGTGGCATTTGGGATAAGCCTGGGTCTATTACTTTTGCTGGCAGCTGGATTTTTTTCAGCAATACTTATTTTCTTTAATCTTTATAAATATATAAGCCGACGTTTTAGCGCAACAGACGATTTTTTTGAATCGGTTAAATACAACGATTTCTCAAGGCGATTTGTAAGCAAAAACGCGCCAGAGGATTTTCAAAAACTTCACGTAGGGTTTAATCTAATTAGTGATAAGATACGTGAGATTAATTCGAACAAGGAATCCCAGTATCTTTATCTTCAAAAGATATTAGAAATGGTTGATGTAGGGATTATTTCTTATAACCAAAAAACCGGTGATGTTCTTTGGGCTAATGAAGCCATCAAAAAAACGCTGAGTATCCCATCTTTTAAGAATATGAAGTTTCTGAAAA is from Zunongwangia endophytica and encodes:
- a CDS encoding ABC transporter permease; amino-acid sequence: MLKNYFKIAFRNLWRHRGFSFLNIGGLAVGMAAAFLILLYVGFELSYDTMFPKKERIYMLVSDLKTPSDSYQIPVVDWSVLGKITPQFPEIIYSTRIDDMDLSIQKGAENFVEKRALAADSTFFKIFDLKLLKGNPDEALRAPLSLVLSQTGAQKYFGSENPLGKSLKIMNGEYTAQITGVMEDLPKNTQIQADYLLSLSTFTKIIDPSLDESWANYEPRGYMLLSEQANPTKLVSKINAYLEEVDGEKMKASNLFIKQDMEPIADIYLYSTRIGSGIPNINNVYIFGVVALFILLIAGINFINLTTARSVERAKEVGIRKVIGAQKKQLMLQFVGESLIITILAFILGIALATLALPYFNTLAGQAVALGIFSNWSYVGLFFGIALAIGLAAGTYPALVLSSFRPVSVLKGKFSTTRSGGFLRKALVVSQFSVSIILIIGTLIIYNQMHFMQSQNLGFAKDRLLVLDTDNNAKQQLLADYLKTNPNIISIGKGSTVPGGGGENSSALSIMQNSQGQDQTLTVDRYVIDDTYLDQLDINLIAGRNFSREFASDSTQALIVNEKVVDLLGYSSAEKALGASFDQWGKKGHIVGVVANFHSASLQNQIEPLSFVYDTKQSRLLTLKISPSNVSETLAYVEKSWKRFMPNTHFEYYFLDEFFDRQYRAEQRFSNLFLNFAVLAIFISCLGLLGLASYSTKQRRREIGIRKIVGASVPGIVNLLSKEFIKLVGIAFLIAVPIAWYGMQNWLQDFAYRIDIPVWIFAVAGILAIGIAMLTVSFQAIKAAIANPVKSLRTE
- a CDS encoding ABC transporter ATP-binding protein — protein: MIKITDLEKFYRTDEVQTIAINKLSFEVREGEFVSVMGPSGCGKSTLLNILGLLDDPDGGSYIFNGIEVAGFNERKRANLRKHNIGFVFQSFNLIDELSVFENVELPLIYTGVKPAERKERVHQVLEKMQIMHRRKHFPQQLSGGQQQRVAVARAVVNNPKLILADEPTGNLDSSNGNEVMDLLTELNEAGTTIIMVTHSEHDAKYSHRIIRMLDGQKVTENVLAEYKH
- a CDS encoding sigma-54-dependent transcriptional regulator; this encodes MRLKNANILVIDDDLDVLTALRIMLKSLTNKVITEKNPNNIISILEKEKFDVVILDMNFNGVVNTGNEGIFWLNKIKQVDPKIDVILITAYADIDLAIRSLKKGASDFIVKPWKNEKMIEALKKIIEKKSVKPQISKLSAAGNSIVGESEEMQQVFEKLKKVAPTDANILILGENGTGKDLVARALHDQSLRKNKPFVKVDVGALTESLFESELFGYKKGAFTDAREDRKGRFEAANGGTLFLDEIGNISLQQQARLLSVLQNRTITPLGANQSIPIDIRLICATNLELSDLADENTFRKDLIYRINTVDLIVPPLRDRGTDITLLSRYFADMYAEKYFKEPFSFEKDFFSKLKSHSFPGNVRELQYVLERAVIMAEADVLAAEDLVFSVLEKSTVQNIELKETNLETVEKQTILKVIEKNKGNISKSAKELGITRAALYRRLHKYDL
- a CDS encoding efflux RND transporter periplasmic adaptor subunit, which encodes MDIPIPKKRFTPQRIAMFIGGILLVSLIVFVLLSSSGSSKLNVEKERISISAVAQDIFQENIPVNGVVMPITTIYLDAIEGGRVEEKFVEDGAMMKKGDPILKLSNTDLELSLVNQETTVYDLLTQIQRTQNASRENTINKLNQLTEVKSSLREAERKYKLNKKLFEKGVIAEQEYLETRNNYNYQKDRLALTERVLQQDSISSKQENIQVRESYEKTRMALELMRKKVEDLVVKAPVDGQLTSLDAEIGQSKSKGERLGQIDVISGYKVRVDVDEHYISRIYAGQQGTFNFDGKEYTLEIKKVYTQVANGRFQVDMSFLENAPEKIRRGQSLQIRVALSQEKEAVLIPKGGFFQETGGNWIFKVSEDGTTAYKTAIQLGSQNTEYYEVLSGLEPGDKVITSSYSNYEDIQELVLKD
- a CDS encoding ABC transporter permease; protein product: MFKIYLKSAWRNLWKSKFYNGLSLVGLSLGLCVAIFIAVWINAELSYNEIGEADHIYRVSSNLSSGENKQTWGVSVGPVAYYAKNEVPEVENAVRLRDFYGYRIFSSSSNKFEANGGAMVDPEFFSFFNLKFIEGNLSAPFSGNNTVVITEKAAKKYFGTIKAIGKTITADYENPFIVTGIIEDLPSNTSLDYELFFPLTIFAEQYEGNVYWKSMDSDWGNFNFITYLKLKNKASVENVTQKLTQIQKAKDRNAIQSEKGDAYYLQPIQQMNLYSNSGDPTNIKTVRIFGIVLILILCIACINYVNLNTARSIQRAKEVSLRKLIGADRSQLFIQFIIESCIFFLLAIVLAIVLIYLLAPSFNSISGKQITFSFMDAELWAMISMVFVSTLIASSIYPAVLLSSFKPLEAIKGNIVTGVGAGTFRKILVCLQFSFSVILIISTIIIGKQLDFITSKNPGYDRSQVLTFNMPSEMRSHKETVANQVENLSGIVSVAFTSDNIVNQGSTTADTNWDGKDPQTDFIVHPIGIDESFIPIMKMKLLAGENFKGRAEDSVHFILNETAVKQAGIEDPIGKSFELWETKGIIAGVVQDFNFASMKHQIAPAIMYYDPDPYRIYIKTINGDISESLAAIEDIWNIYNPGFPFQYSFLDAQYETIYRDDIRTGKLFKIFSILAIFVSCLGLFGLTTYTAQLKKREIGIRKILGASVSQITSLLSKDFLKLIVISCIIAIPTGWYFMQSWLQNFAYKTNLDWWIFAGAGTLTLLIALITISSQAIKAALSNPVKNIKTE